The sequence AGGTTTCGAAATCGAGAAAGTGGGTTATCAAGGTTCAGTACTGCCCGTTCTTGTTTCTGCGTTTATTCTAGCGAAAGTTGAGCTTGGCCTACGTAAAGTTATTCCTTCGGTTCTTGATAACTTGCTAACGCCGCTACTGGCTATTTTCGTGACTGGCCTACTGACATTCACGGTTGTGGGTCCATTTACACGTGATATCGGTTTCCTACTGGGTGACGGTCTCAACTGGCTATACAACAGTGCTGGCTTCATCGGTGGTGCGGTGTTTGGTTTGATTTATGCACCATTCGTTATTACTGGTATGCACCATAGTTTTATTGCTATTGAAACTCAGCTGCTTGCGGATATCGCAACGACTGGCGGTACGTTCATCTTCCCTATCGCGGCGATGTCTAACGTGTCTCAAGGTGCAGCGGCACTGGCGGTTGGTTTCATGAGTAAAGATAAGAAAATGAAAGGTATCGCGATTCCTTCTGGTGTGACCGGTTTGCTTGGTATTACTGAACCTGCAATGTTCGGTGTGAACTTGAAGCTTCGCTACCCATTCATTGCTGCGGTTTGTGCTGCTGCGGTTTCAAGCGCATTTATCACCATGTTCAATGTGAAAGCACAAGCACTGGGTGCCGCGGGTATTCCTGGCATCATCTCAATATCGCCAGAAAAAATTGGCTACTACGTGGTAGGTATGATTATCGCGTTCGTAACTGCATTTGCGCTGACCGTTGTTTTAGGTTTGCGTGAGAGCAGCAAGCAAAACATTAAAGCAACAGCTTAACTTTTCTCCCTAGAAGTGAAGCCCCCCCTTTTCACTTCATTTCCTAAGCTTTGGGGGGCTAGCTAGGTGATTTGGCTTAGCTAGCCTTTTTATATTTTTACATGACAGCGTGAAGTGTCACCTTGCTTTCGGTTGTTATGATTTTCAGTTTTAAGGTAAGAAAGATGAATCAAGTTTGGGTAACTGGAGACGCCGTCGTCGACCTCATTCCGGAGACTGACGCGACATTATTGAAATGTCCGGGCGGTGCGCCTGCCAATGTCGCGGTAGCGATTTCTCGCCTTTTAGGCAAAAGCGCATTTTTCGGCCGAGTGGGTAACGATCCGTTTGGCACTTTTATGGAAGTGACTCTGCAAAAGGAAGGTGTGAATACCGAGCGTTTGGTGAAGGACCCTGAACAACGCACATCAACCGTGGTGGTTGATCTTGATGACCAAGGCGAGCGCAGCTTTACGTTTATGGTTAAGC is a genomic window of Vibrio crassostreae containing:
- a CDS encoding sucrose-specific PTS transporter subunit IIBC, which translates into the protein MNYPKIAKELLSLLGGKSNITALAHCATRLRLAVADQDKIDEQAIDNLEGVKGQFKVAGQYQIIFGSGIVNQVYSELAKLTEMTEMSTNDVASAGADNQNILQRAVKGLSDIFVPIIPAIVAGGLLMGIYNLLTAQGLFIDGKSLIDANPGLTDLANMINTFANAPFVYLPILLAFSASKKFGGNPYLGAALGMLMVHPDLLNGWGFGGASVSGSIPVWNILGFEIEKVGYQGSVLPVLVSAFILAKVELGLRKVIPSVLDNLLTPLLAIFVTGLLTFTVVGPFTRDIGFLLGDGLNWLYNSAGFIGGAVFGLIYAPFVITGMHHSFIAIETQLLADIATTGGTFIFPIAAMSNVSQGAAALAVGFMSKDKKMKGIAIPSGVTGLLGITEPAMFGVNLKLRYPFIAAVCAAAVSSAFITMFNVKAQALGAAGIPGIISISPEKIGYYVVGMIIAFVTAFALTVVLGLRESSKQNIKATA